In the Candidatus Rhodoblastus alkanivorans genome, one interval contains:
- the argH gene encoding argininosuccinate lyase, with protein MSNQMWGGRFTTGPDAIMEEINASIGFDYRLARQDIAGSKAHVAMLAATGIVSQADADAIAKGLDEVGAEIESGKLTFSRALEDIHMNVESRLAEKIGPAAGRLHTARSRNDQVAVDFKLWVRDTIDELDGQLRDLQLALVEQAQAHADAVMPGFTHLQSAQPVTFGHHLLAYVEMIARDRGRFRDARTRLNECPLGAAALAGTSFPIDRAATARALGFDRPTANSLDSVSDRDFVLETLAAAAIAATHLSRFAEEIVLWTTPQFGFISLSDKFTTGSSIMPQKRNPDSAELVRGKSGRIIGDLAGLLIVMKGLPLAYSKDMQEDKEGCFDSLQSLSLCIAAMAGMVRDMTPRLDRMKAAAGSGYSTATDLADWLVRTLGMPFRQAHHVTGRIVALAAEKGLELEQLSLEKMQAVEPAITAAVFEVLGVENSVRSRLSYGGTTPDNVRKQAQAWRDRLDGEKSA; from the coding sequence ATGAGCAATCAGATGTGGGGCGGTCGTTTCACCACCGGCCCCGACGCGATCATGGAGGAGATCAACGCCTCCATCGGTTTCGACTATCGCCTTGCCCGGCAGGACATCGCCGGGTCTAAGGCGCATGTGGCCATGCTGGCGGCGACAGGGATTGTGTCCCAGGCGGACGCCGACGCCATCGCCAAGGGTTTAGACGAGGTCGGCGCTGAAATCGAGAGCGGCAAGCTCACCTTCTCGCGGGCGCTGGAAGACATTCACATGAATGTCGAATCGCGGCTTGCCGAAAAGATTGGCCCGGCGGCGGGCCGTCTGCATACCGCGCGCTCGCGCAACGACCAGGTCGCTGTCGACTTCAAGCTCTGGGTCCGCGACACGATCGACGAGCTCGACGGCCAGTTGCGCGACCTCCAGCTGGCGCTTGTCGAGCAGGCCCAAGCTCACGCCGACGCCGTCATGCCGGGCTTCACCCATCTCCAGTCCGCCCAGCCGGTGACCTTCGGCCATCATCTGCTCGCCTATGTCGAGATGATCGCCCGCGACCGCGGCCGGTTCCGCGACGCCCGCACCCGGCTCAACGAATGTCCGCTCGGCGCCGCGGCGCTCGCCGGAACCTCCTTCCCCATCGACCGCGCGGCGACGGCCCGCGCCCTTGGCTTCGACCGCCCGACCGCCAATTCGCTCGACAGCGTCTCGGATCGCGATTTCGTGCTCGAAACCCTGGCCGCCGCCGCGATCGCGGCGACCCATCTTTCGCGCTTCGCCGAAGAAATCGTGCTGTGGACGACGCCGCAATTCGGGTTCATCAGCCTGTCGGACAAATTCACCACCGGCTCCTCGATCATGCCGCAGAAGCGCAATCCCGACTCGGCGGAGCTGGTGCGCGGCAAGTCCGGCCGAATCATCGGGGACCTCGCCGGGCTGCTGATCGTAATGAAAGGACTTCCGCTCGCTTATTCGAAGGACATGCAGGAAGACAAGGAAGGCTGTTTCGATTCCCTGCAATCGCTGTCGCTGTGCATTGCGGCCATGGCCGGCATGGTCCGCGACATGACGCCGCGCCTCGACCGGATGAAGGCGGCGGCGGGGTCGGGATATTCCACCGCCACCGACCTGGCCGACTGGCTGGTGCGCACACTGGGCATGCCCTTTCGTCAGGCGCATCATGTCACCGGACGGATCGTCGCGCTCGCCGCCGAAAAAGGACTCGAGCTGGAGCAGCTTTCGCTCGAAAAGATGCAGGCGGTCGAGCCGGCGATCACCGCGGCCGTCTTCGAGGTTCTGGGGGTGGAGAATTCGGTTCGCAGCCGCCTGAGCTATGGGGGGACGACCCCGGACAATGTCCGCAAACAGGCGCAAGCGTGGCGCGACCGTCTCGATGGCGAGAAATCCGCTTGA
- a CDS encoding OmpW/AlkL family protein — protein sequence MPPTLTLQYHFALGQLDPYVGVGANYTWFLWTNSPLTRALGYGDAVNIKSAPGLAFQAGVDYYLTKHWVLNADAKYLVLNTDANTPFGQNTVHINANTWLVGLGIGYRFGLPMMSAPVVAKY from the coding sequence ATGCCGCCGACCCTTACGCTGCAATACCACTTCGCGCTCGGCCAGCTTGACCCCTATGTCGGCGTTGGCGCCAATTATACGTGGTTCCTTTGGACCAATTCGCCGCTCACCCGAGCCCTTGGCTATGGCGACGCCGTCAACATCAAATCGGCCCCCGGTCTCGCGTTCCAGGCGGGCGTCGATTATTACCTGACCAAGCACTGGGTGCTCAACGCCGACGCCAAATATCTGGTCCTAAACACCGACGCCAATACCCCGTTCGGTCAGAACACGGTGCACATCAACGCCAACACCTGGCTGGTCGGCCTCGGCATCGGCTATCGCTTCGGCCTGCCCATGATGAGCGCGCCGGTCGTCGCCAAATATTGA
- a CDS encoding BolA family protein yields the protein MPMEASEIERLIKKALPDAEVYITDLAGDGDHYRAQVISEAFRGLSRVRQHQLVYAALGGQVGGVLHALALETAPPETA from the coding sequence ATGCCAATGGAAGCGAGCGAAATCGAGCGCCTGATCAAAAAGGCCCTGCCGGACGCCGAGGTCTATATCACCGATCTCGCCGGCGACGGCGATCATTACCGCGCTCAAGTGATTTCCGAGGCCTTTCGCGGCTTGAGCCGCGTGCGCCAGCATCAGCTGGTCTATGCGGCGCTCGGCGGGCAGGTCGGCGGCGTGCTTCACGCCCTGGCGCTTGAGACCGCGCCGCCCGAAACGGCTTGA
- the tlpA gene encoding thiol:disulfide interchange protein TlpA, producing MNDEQEPQPQADPAKMRALARRLVLPHVFLVAALIAAALWFVLYEMKGGGSKEAATFAAQCPVSTPLAAKLAPLAKGEMAALAIHAHPRPMPALSFLLDGAATDVAAFKGRTILLNFWATWCVPCRQEMPSLDRLEGAEGDKSFSVVAVNVDTARLDRPKAFLKEIGVKNLGFYADPKGKVIQVLQQTGKLVGLPTTFLVGPDGCEIGAMAGPAEWDSADAAALIRATTQK from the coding sequence ATGAATGACGAGCAAGAACCGCAGCCGCAGGCCGATCCCGCGAAAATGCGCGCACTTGCGCGGCGGCTCGTCCTGCCGCATGTTTTTCTCGTCGCGGCGCTGATCGCCGCGGCGCTGTGGTTCGTCCTATACGAGATGAAAGGGGGCGGGAGCAAGGAAGCCGCGACCTTTGCCGCCCAGTGCCCGGTCTCGACGCCTTTGGCCGCCAAGCTCGCGCCGCTCGCCAAAGGCGAAATGGCGGCCCTCGCCATTCACGCCCATCCTCGTCCCATGCCGGCTCTCAGCTTCCTGCTTGACGGCGCGGCGACCGACGTCGCCGCTTTCAAAGGTCGAACGATCCTGCTCAATTTCTGGGCGACCTGGTGCGTGCCTTGCCGTCAGGAAATGCCGAGTCTGGACCGTCTCGAGGGCGCCGAGGGCGACAAATCCTTCAGCGTGGTCGCGGTCAATGTCGACACGGCGCGTCTTGATCGCCCCAAGGCCTTCCTGAAGGAAATCGGCGTAAAAAATCTCGGCTTCTATGCAGATCCGAAAGGGAAAGTCATTCAGGTCCTGCAGCAGACCGGCAAACTTGTCGGTCTGCCCACCACCTTTTTGGTCGGGCCGGACGGATGCGAGATTGGCGCTATGGCCGGTCCCGCGGAATGGGATAGCGCCGACGCCGCGGCTTTGATCCGCGCGACCACGCAAAAATAA
- a CDS encoding OmpW family outer membrane protein: protein MKNKFRIAFAAALLSTVVVPAFAADLPSTKAAPAYTQIDDSFDPFLIRVRALGVLPNGSGSTINGSPIYGASLLQNVVPEVDFTYFFTKHWAAELICCFAHTSLTGSLTPGGAKYNFANTTFEIAP from the coding sequence ATGAAAAATAAATTTCGCATCGCCTTCGCGGCCGCCCTCCTGAGCACCGTCGTCGTGCCGGCTTTCGCCGCCGATCTCCCCTCGACCAAGGCCGCGCCGGCCTATACGCAGATCGATGATTCCTTCGACCCCTTCCTGATCCGCGTGCGCGCGCTCGGCGTTCTGCCGAATGGCTCCGGCTCGACCATCAACGGTTCGCCGATCTATGGCGCGTCGCTCCTGCAAAATGTGGTTCCGGAAGTCGACTTCACCTATTTCTTCACCAAGCACTGGGCGGCGGAGCTGATCTGCTGCTTCGCTCATACGAGCCTGACTGGATCGTTGACCCCGGGCGGCGCGAAATACAATTTCGCCAACACCACGTTTGAAATAGCCCCGTAA
- a CDS encoding IS3 family transposase (programmed frameshift), which yields MTGDNPKSEVLPGRERRRRRTSAEKLAIIAETMEPGMTVSLVARRHGIAPNQLFTWRRLANQGALTATQAEEDVVPASAYRALVDQVRELQRLLGKKSMEAEILKEALEVAVGFKKTDVAVVVAADAQSTGRFAMKAVCETLGVARSNVAARIAGGAAKRMGRPPLPEDDLLCEIKGIIAEQPSWGYARVWADLRRKRRAEGAAPVNRKRVYRVMRAHGLLLQRHAGGGENRRHDGKIAVLRSNLRWCSDGFEIACDNAEKVRVAFALDCCDREALGHVATTAGVKGEDIRDLMVSAVEYRFGPVNRLPSPIEWLTDNGSCYIAGDTKHFAREIGLEPLTTPVESPQSNGMAEAFVRTIKRDYARVSPLPDAETVIRLLPSWFEHYNTRHPHRALGYRSPREFIADRLAAEAGECLSET from the exons ATGACTGGTGACAATCCGAAGAGTGAGGTCCTGCCGGGCCGAGAACGACGGCGTCGGCGCACGTCGGCGGAGAAATTGGCGATCATTGCCGAGACGATGGAGCCGGGCATGACGGTTAGCCTTGTCGCGCGCCGTCACGGCATCGCCCCCAATCAGCTGTTCACCTGGCGGCGGCTGGCGAACCAAGGCGCCCTGACCGCGACGCAGGCCGAGGAGGACGTCGTTCCGGCGTCCGCCTACAGGGCTTTGGTCGACCAGGTGCGCGAACTGCAGCGCCTGCTCGGCAAGAAGTCGATGGAGGCCGAAATCCTCAAAGAGGCGCTTGAAGTCGCCGTAGGCT TCAAAAAAACGGATGTTGCGGTCGTTGTCGCTGCCGACGCTCAATCCACGGGACGGTTCGCGATGAAGGCCGTCTGCGAAACCCTCGGCGTCGCCCGCTCGAATGTCGCCGCGCGCATTGCCGGCGGCGCGGCCAAACGCATGGGCCGACCGCCCCTGCCGGAAGACGATCTGCTCTGCGAGATCAAGGGGATCATCGCCGAACAGCCGTCCTGGGGCTACGCCCGCGTGTGGGCCGACCTGCGCCGCAAAAGACGCGCCGAGGGCGCGGCGCCGGTCAACCGCAAGCGGGTTTATCGGGTGATGAGGGCGCACGGCCTGTTGCTTCAACGTCATGCCGGCGGCGGCGAAAACCGCCGGCATGACGGCAAGATCGCCGTTCTGCGCTCCAACCTGCGTTGGTGTTCCGACGGCTTCGAGATCGCTTGCGACAATGCCGAAAAAGTCCGCGTCGCCTTCGCGCTTGATTGCTGCGACCGGGAAGCCCTCGGCCATGTCGCCACGACGGCGGGCGTCAAGGGCGAGGACATCCGCGACCTGATGGTCAGCGCCGTCGAATATCGCTTTGGCCCGGTCAATCGCCTGCCCAGCCCGATCGAATGGCTGACCGACAACGGGTCTTGCTACATCGCTGGCGACACGAAACATTTTGCCCGCGAAATCGGCCTTGAGCCGCTGACCACGCCGGTCGAAAGCCCCCAATCGAATGGAATGGCCGAAGCCTTCGTCCGCACGATCAAACGCGATTACGCGCGCGTGTCGCCACTGCCGGACGCCGAAACCGTGATCCGCTTGCTGCCGTCGTGGTTCGAGCATTACAACACACGCCATCCGCATCGCGCGCTTGGCTATCGTTCACCCCGCGAGTTCATCGCGGATCGCTTGGCCGCCGAAGCCGGAGAGTGTCTGTCCGAAACTTAA
- a CDS encoding TIGR02302 family protein yields the protein MKQYLLGWREAVRARIADWRRARPRRLTVLAWGAIAFERFLRAFFPVLIVVAFFVALSWTGIWLGAPSFLRILGVSALIGALVASLIGLRAFVWPRAGEARDALDAGDPTAPAAALADNLANSGDPQTQSLWRLHQRRAEKRAARLRLVLPAPRLWSADPYAIGALAVLALFATGLLAGPEKYARVAAAFDWRWRPAHSAPSRIDAWIDPPPYTGRPPIVLPLRTKSEGGGAISAPVGSSIIIRAVNAGDLRIVAQGGVEAAKPAATHDAASKDRRFLLRGDGRLSLGLGAGEIASLALKAIPDLPPKITPIAAPKTNLRGSFELRYRIEDDYGAHDAELSAKLVSGQTSLNAHPLVQPPKGSLELPTGPGALGEGATIVDWSDSPYAGARVDLTLAVHDDAGNEGRATIKNYVLPGKIFRNPLALALVEQRRILALDAWQRDRVLTAIDALTMSPELFMPNLGVYLGLRFAHDSLRHARNDADLTAVVDLLWNMALRIEEGDVPQAERDLKAAEQALRDALKKGASQQEIARLTEQLQKALDRYLAAMQERAAKQSKADEMTPGDQRLVTPKDFKSMLDQMAEAARQGDKDAAMRMLDRLQDMLENLREARQSKGASEAARNRRMMRDIDNMMREQQKLRDDTYARDRENDGQSDSQERGEKPASPERQGETSQGQNDQALQNELARRQERLREKLDSLRGQAEGAARGKSKGLAEAAEAMRQAENALKNGDAASATGAQGRALEGLRKGAAEAAAAQGEGNGQGDGQEAGQKNGQGFKGRNSEGRFGSANRQNNVDATTAQRARKVLEELRRRLSDPNRAREELDYLERLIRPD from the coding sequence GTGAAGCAATATCTATTGGGTTGGCGAGAGGCGGTCCGCGCCCGGATCGCGGATTGGCGAAGGGCGCGACCGCGCCGCCTTACTGTTCTTGCCTGGGGCGCGATCGCTTTCGAGCGTTTCCTCCGCGCTTTTTTTCCGGTCCTCATCGTCGTTGCATTTTTTGTGGCGCTGAGCTGGACAGGAATCTGGCTTGGCGCGCCCTCCTTTCTTCGCATTCTCGGGGTTTCGGCTCTGATCGGCGCACTGGTCGCCTCGCTGATCGGCCTGCGCGCCTTTGTCTGGCCCAGGGCCGGCGAGGCCCGCGACGCGCTCGACGCGGGGGATCCCACCGCGCCCGCCGCCGCTCTGGCAGACAATTTGGCGAACAGCGGCGACCCCCAGACGCAAAGCCTTTGGCGCCTTCATCAGCGCCGCGCCGAAAAACGCGCGGCTCGGCTTCGGCTTGTCTTGCCCGCGCCTCGACTTTGGTCGGCCGACCCTTACGCCATAGGCGCCCTTGCCGTCCTGGCGCTTTTTGCGACGGGACTGCTTGCCGGACCGGAAAAATACGCCCGTGTCGCCGCCGCCTTTGACTGGCGGTGGCGTCCTGCACATAGCGCCCCTTCGCGCATTGACGCCTGGATCGATCCGCCGCCCTATACCGGCAGGCCGCCGATCGTCCTTCCGCTGAGAACCAAAAGCGAGGGCGGCGGCGCAATTTCCGCGCCTGTCGGCTCGTCGATCATCATCCGCGCCGTCAACGCCGGCGATCTTCGCATCGTCGCCCAAGGCGGCGTCGAAGCCGCAAAGCCCGCAGCGACCCACGACGCCGCGTCCAAGGATCGACGTTTCCTGCTGCGCGGCGACGGGCGCTTGAGCCTTGGTCTTGGCGCAGGCGAAATCGCGAGCCTGGCTCTCAAGGCCATTCCCGACCTCCCACCGAAGATCACGCCGATCGCCGCGCCGAAGACCAATCTTCGCGGTTCGTTCGAGTTGCGGTATCGCATCGAGGACGACTATGGCGCGCATGACGCGGAGCTTTCCGCGAAACTGGTTTCGGGCCAAACCTCTCTGAACGCCCATCCGCTCGTACAACCGCCAAAAGGGTCGCTCGAATTGCCGACAGGGCCCGGCGCGTTGGGCGAGGGCGCGACCATCGTCGATTGGAGCGACAGTCCCTATGCCGGCGCTCGCGTCGATTTGACTTTGGCGGTTCACGACGACGCCGGCAATGAAGGTCGCGCCACCATCAAGAATTACGTCCTGCCCGGAAAGATTTTCAGGAATCCGCTCGCGCTCGCCCTAGTGGAACAAAGACGAATCCTCGCCCTTGACGCTTGGCAAAGGGACAGAGTGCTGACGGCCATCGACGCGCTGACGATGTCGCCGGAGCTTTTCATGCCCAATCTGGGCGTCTATCTCGGGCTTCGCTTCGCGCATGATTCGCTTCGTCACGCCCGCAACGACGCCGATCTCACGGCCGTCGTCGACCTGCTTTGGAATATGGCCCTGCGGATCGAGGAAGGCGACGTTCCGCAGGCCGAACGCGACCTGAAGGCGGCCGAACAGGCCCTGCGCGACGCCCTCAAGAAGGGCGCCTCGCAGCAGGAAATCGCGCGACTGACGGAACAATTGCAGAAGGCGCTCGATCGCTATCTCGCCGCGATGCAGGAAAGGGCCGCCAAGCAAAGCAAAGCGGACGAAATGACGCCCGGCGACCAACGTTTGGTGACGCCGAAGGATTTCAAATCCATGCTCGACCAGATGGCGGAAGCGGCCCGCCAGGGCGACAAGGACGCCGCCATGCGGATGCTCGATCGCCTCCAGGATATGCTCGAAAATCTCCGCGAGGCGCGGCAATCCAAAGGCGCGAGCGAAGCCGCGCGCAACCGCCGGATGATGCGCGATATCGATAATATGATGCGCGAACAGCAAAAGCTGCGCGACGACACTTATGCGCGCGATCGCGAAAACGACGGGCAATCGGATTCTCAGGAGCGCGGCGAAAAGCCCGCGAGCCCGGAACGGCAGGGCGAGACGTCTCAGGGGCAAAATGACCAGGCTCTTCAAAACGAACTCGCGCGACGTCAGGAACGCTTGCGTGAAAAACTCGATTCGCTCAGGGGGCAGGCGGAAGGCGCTGCGCGTGGGAAATCGAAGGGCTTGGCCGAGGCCGCTGAGGCGATGCGTCAGGCCGAGAACGCCCTGAAGAACGGAGACGCCGCTTCCGCTACGGGCGCACAGGGGCGCGCGTTGGAGGGCCTGCGCAAGGGCGCCGCCGAAGCCGCCGCCGCGCAGGGCGAGGGCAACGGCCAGGGCGATGGCCAGGAGGCGGGTCAAAAAAATGGGCAGGGGTTCAAGGGGCGCAACAGCGAAGGACGTTTCGGCAGTGCTAACAGACAGAACAATGTCGACGCGACCACCGCGCAAAGAGCGAGGAAAGTTCTGGAGGAACTTCGTCGGCGCCTGTCAGATCCCAACCGCGCCCGCGAAGAACTCGATTATCTCGAACGCTTGATCAGACCCGACTAG
- the purL gene encoding phosphoribosylformylglycinamidine synthase subunit PurL: protein MTVDTQSHEPAITPGLVAQHGLKPDEYQRILDLIGREPTLTELGIFSAMWNEHCSYKSSRLHLRKLPTKAPWVIQGPGENAGVIDIGDGEACVFKMESHNHPSYIEPYQGATTGVGGILRDVFTMGARPIACLNLLRFGSIDHPKTRHLVSGVVAGIGGYGNSFGVPTVGGSTAFHSSYDGNILVNAMAVGLARTNEIFYAAATGVGRPIVYLGSKTGRDGIHGATMASAEFDENSDEKRPTVQVGDPFSEKLLLEACLEIMASGCVVAIQDMGAAGLTSSAVEMGAKGNLGIELDLDLVPCREPGMTAYEMMLSESQERMLMVLHPETEEEAEAIFRKWGLDFAVIGRTTDTLRFVVKHRGEIKADLPIKQLGDEAPLYDRPHIATPKPAKLDAAKLPSPLSIDAALKKLVACPDLASKRWIWEQYDHLILGNTVQAPGGDAAVVRIEDGPKGLALTADVTPRYCLADPVEGGKQAVAEAWRNITAVGGKPLALTDNLNFGNPEKPEIMGQFVSCLEGIGEACRALDFPIVSGNVSLYNETQGKAILPTPAIGGVGLVPDVEKSVGLAFRSAGEMILLVGDAEGWLGQSIYLREILGREEGAPPPVDLTKEKAHGDFVRALIEDGLVSAAHDLSDGGLAVALAEMAMAGGIGAKASAPGGDSAAAWFGEDQGRYLLTASRDKAEQILLRAQTAGVTVAAIGETGGDALSLGAASQALVRELLDAHENWMPAYMAGGKAD from the coding sequence TTGACCGTTGACACCCAATCCCACGAACCGGCGATCACGCCGGGGCTCGTCGCCCAGCACGGCCTCAAGCCGGACGAATATCAGCGCATTCTGGACCTGATCGGGCGCGAACCGACCCTGACCGAGCTCGGCATTTTCTCGGCGATGTGGAACGAACATTGTTCCTATAAATCATCGCGGCTTCACTTGAGGAAATTGCCGACCAAGGCGCCCTGGGTCATCCAGGGGCCGGGCGAAAACGCCGGGGTAATCGACATTGGCGACGGAGAGGCCTGCGTCTTCAAGATGGAGAGCCACAACCACCCGTCCTATATCGAGCCCTATCAGGGGGCGACCACGGGCGTCGGCGGCATCCTGCGGGACGTCTTCACCATGGGCGCGCGGCCGATCGCCTGCCTGAACCTGTTGCGCTTCGGCTCGATCGACCATCCCAAGACCCGCCATCTTGTTTCAGGCGTCGTGGCCGGAATCGGCGGCTATGGCAACAGTTTCGGCGTGCCGACGGTTGGCGGCTCCACCGCTTTCCATTCGAGCTACGACGGCAATATTCTGGTCAACGCCATGGCCGTCGGCCTGGCGCGGACGAACGAGATTTTCTACGCCGCCGCGACCGGCGTCGGTCGCCCCATCGTCTATCTCGGCTCCAAGACCGGACGCGACGGCATCCATGGCGCAACCATGGCCTCTGCGGAATTCGATGAAAATTCCGACGAGAAACGCCCGACGGTTCAGGTCGGCGACCCGTTCTCCGAGAAGCTTCTGCTCGAAGCCTGCCTTGAAATCATGGCTAGCGGCTGCGTCGTCGCCATTCAGGACATGGGCGCGGCGGGCCTGACCAGCTCGGCGGTCGAAATGGGCGCCAAGGGAAATCTCGGCATCGAACTCGATCTCGACCTCGTGCCCTGCCGCGAGCCCGGCATGACGGCTTACGAAATGATGCTCTCGGAAAGCCAGGAGCGCATGCTCATGGTCCTCCATCCCGAGACGGAAGAGGAGGCCGAGGCGATTTTTCGTAAATGGGGCCTCGACTTCGCCGTTATTGGCCGGACGACCGACACTCTGCGCTTCGTCGTCAAGCACCGTGGCGAGATCAAGGCCGACCTGCCGATCAAGCAGCTCGGCGACGAAGCGCCGCTTTATGATCGGCCCCATATTGCGACGCCCAAACCCGCCAAACTCGACGCCGCGAAGCTGCCAAGTCCGCTGTCAATCGACGCGGCGCTGAAAAAACTCGTCGCCTGTCCCGATCTGGCCTCCAAGCGCTGGATCTGGGAGCAATATGACCATTTGATCCTGGGCAATACGGTCCAGGCGCCCGGCGGCGACGCCGCCGTCGTGCGCATCGAGGACGGACCGAAGGGATTGGCGCTGACGGCCGACGTCACCCCGCGCTATTGTTTGGCCGATCCGGTCGAAGGGGGAAAGCAGGCGGTCGCGGAAGCGTGGCGCAACATTACCGCCGTGGGCGGCAAGCCGCTCGCGCTCACCGACAACCTCAATTTCGGCAATCCGGAAAAACCGGAGATCATGGGCCAGTTCGTCTCCTGCCTCGAAGGCATTGGCGAAGCCTGCCGCGCGCTCGATTTTCCGATCGTTTCGGGGAATGTCTCGCTTTATAATGAGACCCAGGGCAAGGCCATTCTGCCGACGCCGGCGATCGGCGGCGTCGGTCTCGTCCCGGACGTGGAGAAAAGCGTCGGCCTCGCCTTCCGATCGGCGGGCGAGATGATCCTGCTCGTTGGCGACGCCGAAGGTTGGCTTGGTCAGTCGATCTACCTCCGGGAAATTCTGGGCCGGGAGGAAGGCGCGCCGCCGCCCGTCGATCTCACCAAGGAAAAAGCCCATGGCGATTTCGTCCGCGCCCTGATCGAGGACGGTCTCGTCAGCGCGGCCCATGACCTTTCCGACGGCGGCTTGGCCGTCGCCCTGGCCGAAATGGCGATGGCCGGCGGCATCGGCGCCAAAGCCTCGGCGCCGGGCGGCGATTCAGCCGCGGCCTGGTTCGGCGAGGACCAGGGACGCTACCTGCTGACGGCGTCCAGGGACAAGGCCGAGCAGATTCTGCTGAGAGCCCAGACGGCAGGCGTGACGGTGGCGGCGATCGGCGAGACCGGAGGCGACGCCCTGTCGCTCGGCGCGGCGTCGCAGGCTCTGGTGCGGGAATTGCTTGACGCGCACGAAAACTGGATGCCGGCCTACATGGCTGGCGGGAAAGCCGACTGA
- the lysA gene encoding diaminopimelate decarboxylase — MHFFDYRNGVLHAEGVPLPEMAKAVETPFYCYSAATIRRHYQVFSQALSDFDALVCYAMKANSNQAVLTLLSRMGAGMDVVSEGELRRARAAGVPGDRVTFSGVGKTDREIALALDYGILCFNVESDPELERISQIASSRCQKARIAIRVNPDVDARTHAKISTGKSENKFGIPISVAREVYARARKLPGVEVAGVDMHIGSQITDLAPFDDAFAILADFVRELRAEGHPIGHVDLGGGLGIPYSERDNPESYRPELYAEIVRRHIKPLGARLIFEPGRLIVGNAGILVTRVIYVKHGAAKNFIIVDAAMNDLVRPTLYEAHHDIFPVVAPGDGSERIKADLVGPVCETGDFLARSRDLPEPRPGDLLAVMSAGAYGAVQAGTYNSRLLVPELLVDGDRHAVIRPRGDYESLIGLDKVPPWLT, encoded by the coding sequence ATGCATTTCTTCGATTACAGGAACGGCGTGCTGCATGCCGAGGGCGTCCCTTTGCCGGAGATGGCGAAGGCGGTCGAAACCCCGTTCTATTGTTACAGCGCGGCGACGATCCGCCGCCATTACCAGGTCTTTTCACAGGCCTTGAGCGATTTCGACGCCCTGGTCTGTTACGCGATGAAAGCCAATTCCAACCAGGCGGTGCTGACGCTGCTCAGCCGGATGGGCGCCGGGATGGATGTCGTGTCGGAGGGCGAATTGCGGCGCGCTCGCGCCGCGGGCGTTCCCGGCGACCGCGTCACCTTTTCCGGCGTCGGCAAGACCGACCGCGAAATCGCTCTGGCGCTCGATTACGGCATTCTTTGTTTCAATGTCGAATCCGACCCCGAATTGGAGCGCATCTCGCAAATCGCGTCGTCGCGCTGCCAGAAAGCTCGCATCGCCATTCGCGTCAATCCGGACGTGGACGCCAGAACCCACGCCAAAATCTCGACCGGCAAATCGGAAAACAAATTCGGAATTCCTATTTCCGTCGCCCGCGAGGTTTATGCGCGCGCCAGGAAACTCCCCGGCGTCGAGGTCGCCGGCGTGGACATGCATATCGGCTCGCAGATCACCGACCTCGCGCCTTTTGACGACGCCTTCGCTATTCTGGCTGATTTCGTGCGGGAATTGCGGGCCGAAGGACACCCCATCGGCCATGTCGATCTCGGCGGCGGCCTTGGCATACCCTATTCCGAACGCGACAATCCGGAAAGCTATCGGCCTGAACTCTATGCCGAAATCGTTCGCCGCCACATCAAGCCGCTTGGCGCGAGGCTTATTTTCGAACCAGGCCGGCTGATCGTCGGCAATGCCGGAATTCTCGTGACCCGCGTCATTTATGTGAAACATGGCGCGGCGAAGAATTTCATCATCGTTGACGCCGCGATGAACGATCTCGTCCGGCCGACGCTTTATGAAGCCCATCACGATATTTTCCCGGTGGTCGCGCCCGGCGACGGCTCTGAGCGCATCAAGGCCGATCTCGTCGGGCCTGTCTGCGAGACCGGAGATTTCCTCGCACGAAGCCGCGATTTGCCTGAACCCCGGCCCGGCGACCTGCTGGCGGTCATGTCCGCTGGCGCCTATGGCGCCGTCCAGGCCGGCACCTATAATTCCCGGCTCCTGGTTCCAGAGCTTCTCGTCGATGGCGACCGCCATGCGGTGATCCGGCCGCGCGGCGATTACGAGAGTTTGATCGGCCTCGACAAAGTTCCGCCCTGGTTGACATGA
- the grxD gene encoding Grx4 family monothiol glutaredoxin, producing the protein MSNAIDRIKRDVGENDVVLFMKGTPNFPQCGFSGQVAKILSFLEVPYKGVNVLEDPEIREGVKQYANWPTIPQLYIKGEFVGGCDIIREMFQSGELIDQFKTKGVSVKDPRQA; encoded by the coding sequence ATTTCCAACGCCATTGACCGTATCAAGCGGGACGTGGGCGAGAACGACGTCGTACTCTTCATGAAGGGCACGCCGAACTTCCCGCAATGCGGCTTTTCCGGCCAGGTGGCGAAGATTCTGAGCTTTCTGGAAGTGCCCTACAAGGGCGTGAATGTCCTCGAAGATCCGGAAATTCGCGAAGGCGTTAAACAATACGCCAATTGGCCGACCATTCCCCAGCTCTATATCAAGGGCGAATTCGTCGGCGGCTGCGACATCATTCGTGAAATGTTCCAGTCCGGCGAGCTGATCGATCAGTTCAAGACGAAAGGCGTTTCGGTCAAAGACCCGCGCCAGGCTTGA